In Falco cherrug isolate bFalChe1 chromosome 5, bFalChe1.pri, whole genome shotgun sequence, one DNA window encodes the following:
- the LOC102054258 gene encoding solute carrier family 25 member 36-like isoform X1 produces MPQHSTLLHLLAGGCGGTAGAILTCPLEVVKTRLQSSQLALRPLCLSELQLPEVSVRLTNPNPPAPGVLKLLRAILEKEGMRSLFRGLGPNLVGVAPSRAIYFAAYSGVKEKLNAVLVPESKKVHMLAAASAGITSATLTNPIWLVKTRMQLEARAKGEMASNALQCAMHVYHTEGLCGFYRGITASYAGVSETIIHFVIYEALKQQLRNSHHSLSPPLTLSSNSHDFFGLMGAAAVSKTCASCIAYPHEVIRTRLREEGSRYRSFIQTLQLVVHEEGPLALYRGLLAHLIRQIPNTAIMMATYELIVRLASSTS; encoded by the exons ATGtggtggcacagctggagccatCCTGACCTGTCCCCTGGAGGTGGTGAAGACACGTCTGCAGTCATCCCAGCTGGCCCTGCGGCCTCTGTGCCTCTCGGAGCTCCAGCTGCCGGAGGTGAGCGTGAGGCTGACGAACCCCAACCCACCGGCTCCTGGAGTGCTCAAGCTGCTGCG GGCCATCCTCGAGAAGGAAGGCATGCGATCCCTGTTCCGAGGTTTGGGTCCAAACCTTGTTGGCGTTGCTCCTTCCCG GGCTATATATTTTGCTGCCTATTCTGGTGTTAAGGAGAAGCTCAATGCTGTCCTTGTGCCAGAGTCCAAGAAAGTACACATGCTAGCAGCAGCCAGTGCAG GCATTACTTCTGCCACACTTACCAACCCTATCTGGTTAGTGAAAACCAGGATGCAGCTGGAAGCCAG GGCGAAGGGGGAGATGGCCAGCAATGCCCTCCAATGTGCCATGCACGTGTACCACACTGAAGGCCTTTGTGGGTTTTACCGTGGTATCACTGCCTCCTATGCTGGAGTGTCAGAGACCATCATACACTTTGTCATCTATGAAGcactgaaacagcagctgagaaacagCCATCATTCCCTTTCCCCGCCGCTCACACTGTCATCAAACAGCCATGATTTCTTTGGACTaatgggagctgctgctgtctccaAAACATGTGCTTCATGCATTGCATATCCACATG AGGTCATTCGGACACGGTTGCGAGAAGAAGGGTCACGATACCGTTCCTTTATACAGACTCTGCAGCTTGTGGTCCATGAAGAGGGACCCTTGGCTTTATACCGAGGGCTCCTGGCTCATTTGATCCGCCAGATCCCAAACACAGCTATCATGATGGCTACCTATGAACTCATCGTACGCTTGGCCTCTTCCACCTCATAA
- the CLSTN3 gene encoding calsyntenin-3 isoform X2, with the protein MGAPRPRAAVLLPLLCLCAALPGGASNKANKHKPWIEAEYQGIVMENDNTVLLNPPLFALDKDAPLRYAGEICGFRIHGAGVPFEAVILDKATGEGLIRAKEPVDCEAHKEHTFTIQAYDCGEGPDGANTKKSHKATVHVRVNDVNEFAPVFVEKLYRVAVTEGKLYDRILRVEAIDGDCSPQYSQICYYEILTPNIPFLIDNDGNIENTEKLQYSGDHLYKFTVTAYDCGKKRASDDAEVEIQVKPTCKPSWQGWNKRIEYTPGAGSLALFPSIHLETCDEPLWNIQATVELQTNHVAKGCDRDNYSEKSLRKLCGAASGEIDLLPVPGPMANWTARLSVHYSQDSSLIYWFNGSQAAQVPMVNGPNAHEGLSDHFTLSLWMKHAVVPSKGRREEETVICSTVQSEDGYSHYSLTVHGCRIAFLYWPLLESARPVKFLWKLEQVCDDEWHHYALNLEFPTVTLYVDGVSYDPALIHDNGLIHPPRQEPSLMIGACWSGDPLSIHHYFHGYLAGFTVRPGSLESREVIECLYACREGLDYSDFDSLGKGMKVHVNPSQSLLTLEGDDVETFNHAIQHVAYMNSLRFATPGVRPLRLTTTVKCFSEESCVSIPDVEGYVVVLQPDAPQILLSGNTHFAHPASDFEAPDGVPLFPNLQITCSISHQVEAKKDENWHSTVTDTRMSDEIVHNLDGCEISLVGDDLDPEREYLLLDGALLQQRGLELANTSAYLAITGVESIAVYEEILRQVSYHVSHGAALYERKFHLSCTEMNGRYSSNEFTVEVNVLHNMNRAAHPNHILSSQQFMHQGHHLPPELSGHSLASTRNNPMVPSAATVIIVVCVGFLALMVILGILRIHSLHRRGAGQEVPGAAEVGHMSTGGKESDMFWDDSALTIIVNPMESYQSCQERAAESSEGRASKGTEDEDDSTDSETPDSPDSNDMDDRHIGKSDGSHRY; encoded by the exons ATGGGCGCCCCTCGGCCCCGCGCCGCCgtcctgctccctctgctctgcctctgcgCCGCGCTGCCCGGCGGCGCCTCCAACAAAG CAAACAAGCACAAACCCTGGATCGAAGCTGAGTATCAGGGCATTGTCATGGAGAACGACAACACAGTCCTGCTCAACCCACCGCTCTTTGCACTGGACAAGGACGCACCGCTGCGCTACGCAG GTGAAATCTGTGGCTTCAGGATCCATGGGGCAGGGGTGCCTTTTGAAGCCGTGATCCTGGACAAAGCTACAGGTGAGGGGCTGATCCGGGCCAAGGAGCCAGTGGACTGTGAAGCACACAAGGAGCACACGTTCACCATCCAGGCTTATGACTGTGGAGAGGGACCTGATGGAGCAAATACCAAGAAATCACACAA GGCCACAGTGCACGTTCGAGTAAACGATGTGAACGAGTTTGCTCCTGTCTTTGTGGAAAAGCTGTATCGAGTGGCAGTGACTGAGGGAAAGCTGTACGACCGCATCTTGCGTGTGGAGGCCATTGATGGAGACTGCTCGCCACAGTACAGCCAGATCTGCTACTATGAGATTCTCACCCCCAACATTCCCTTTCTGATTGACAATGATG GGAACATCGAGaacacagagaagctgcagtaCAGTGGGGATCATCTCTACAAATTCACAGTGACAGCCTATGACTGTGGAAAGAAGCGAGCTTCTGATGATGCAGAAGTGGAAATCCAGGTGAAACCCACCTGCAAGCCCAGCTGGCAGG GCTGGAACAAGAGGATTGAGTACACACCGGGTGCAGGCAGCCTCGCACTGTTCCCCAGCATTCACCTGGAGACCTGCGACGAGCCCCTCTGGAACATCCAGGCCACGGTGGAGCTGCAGACCAACCATGTGGCCAAGGGCTGCGACCGGGATAACTACTCTGAGAAGTCACTACGCAAACTCTGTG GTGCTGCCTCGGGAGAGATTGACCTGCTGCCCGTGCCTGGCCCCATGGCGAACTGGACCGCGCGGCTCTCGGTGCActacagccaggacagcagccTCATCTACTGGTTTAAcggcagccaggctgcccaaGTGCCCATGGTGAATGGGCCCAATGCCCACGAGGGGCTGAGTGACCACTTCACCCTGTCTTTGTGGATGAAGCACGCCGTGGTGCCCAGCAAAGGCAGGCGGGAAGAGGAGACAGTGATCTGCAGCACAGTGCAGAGCG AGGATGGCTACTCGCATTACTCTCTGACTGTGCACGGCTGCCGGATTGCTTTCCTCTACTGGCCACTGCTGGAAAGTGCGAGGCCTGTGAAATTCCTCTGGAAGCTCGAGCAG GTCTGCGATGATGAATGGCACCACTATGCCCTCAACCTGGAGTTCCCCACCGTCACGCTCTACGTGGATGGCGTCTCCTATGACCCTGCCCTCATCCACGACAATGGCCTCATCCACCCACCACGGCAGGAGCCCTCACTCATGATCGGAGCCTGCTGGAGCG GAGATCCTCTGTCGATACACCACTACTTCCATGGTTACTTGGCTGGCTTCACTGTGCGCCCTGGTAGCTTGGAGAGCCGGGAGGTTATTGAATGCCTGTATGCCTGCCGTGAGGGGCTTGATTACAGTGACTTCGACAGTCTGGGCAAAGGGATGAAG GTTCATGTGAACCCCTCTCAGTCCCTGCTCACCTTGGAGGGTGACGATGTGGAAACCTTCAACCACGCAATCCAGCATGTGGCCTACATGAATTCACTGCGCTTTGCTACCCCTGGGGTCCGGCCACTCAGGCTCACCACTACCGTCAA GTGTTTCAGTGAAGAGTCCTGTGTCTCCATTCCTGATGTGGAAGGTTATGTTGTGGTGCTACAGCCGGATGCCCCCCAGATCCTATTGAGTGGCAACACCCACTTTGCTCATCCTGCATCAGACTTTGAGGCTCCAGATGGGGTCCCCCTGTTCCCCAACCTCCAGATCACCTGCTCTATTTCTCACCAGGTGGAGGCCAAGAAGGATGAGAACTGGCACAGTACTG TGACAGACACCCGAATGTCGGATGAGATTGTGCACAACCTGGACGGCTGCGAGATCTCGCTGGTAGGAGATGACTTGGACCCAGAGAGGGAGTATCTGctgctggatggggctctgctgcagcagcgggGCCTGGAGCTTGCGAACACCTCTGCCTACCTGGCCATCACTG GCGTGGAGAGCATTGCAGTTTATGAGGAAATACTACGCCAAGTCTCGTACCACGTCAGCCATGGTGCTGCTCTTTATGAAAGGAAGTTTCACCTGTCCTGCACTGAGATGAACGGACGCTACTCCAGCAATGAGTTTACTGTTGAG GTGAATGTCCTCCACAACATGAACCGAGCTGCTCACCCTAACCATATTCTGAGTTCCCAGCAGTTCATGCACCAAGGCCACCATTTACCCCCGGAGTTATCTGGGCACAGTTTGGCAAGCACCCGTAATAACCCAA tggtccccagtgctgccactgtCATCATTgtggtgtgtgtgggttttctGGCACTCATGGTGATCCTTGGCATCCTGCGCATCCATTCCCTCCACCGGCGGGGAGCAGGGCAAGAGGTTCCTGGGGCTGCCGAAGTTGGGCACATGAGCACTGGAGGCAAAGAGAGCGACATGTTCTGGGACGACTCAGCCCTCACCATCATAGTCAACCCCATGGAG TCCTACCAGAGCTGCCAggagagagcagcagaaagcagcgaAGGCAGAGCTAGCAAGGGCACGGAGGATGAAGATGACAGCACCGACTCGGAGACACCCGACTCCCCAGACAGCAATGACATGGATGACCGACACATCGGCAAAAGCGATGGCTCTCACCGCTACTAG
- the LOC102054258 gene encoding solute carrier family 25 member 33-like isoform X2 codes for MRVLSVLLRCGGTAGAILTCPLEVVKTRLQSSQLALRPLCLSELQLPEVSVRLTNPNPPAPGVLKLLRAILEKEGMRSLFRGLGPNLVGVAPSRAIYFAAYSGVKEKLNAVLVPESKKVHMLAAASAGITSATLTNPIWLVKTRMQLEARAKGEMASNALQCAMHVYHTEGLCGFYRGITASYAGVSETIIHFVIYEALKQQLRNSHHSLSPPLTLSSNSHDFFGLMGAAAVSKTCASCIAYPHEVIRTRLREEGSRYRSFIQTLQLVVHEEGPLALYRGLLAHLIRQIPNTAIMMATYELIVRLASSTS; via the exons aTGCGTGTCCTTTCTGTGTTACTGAG ATGtggtggcacagctggagccatCCTGACCTGTCCCCTGGAGGTGGTGAAGACACGTCTGCAGTCATCCCAGCTGGCCCTGCGGCCTCTGTGCCTCTCGGAGCTCCAGCTGCCGGAGGTGAGCGTGAGGCTGACGAACCCCAACCCACCGGCTCCTGGAGTGCTCAAGCTGCTGCG GGCCATCCTCGAGAAGGAAGGCATGCGATCCCTGTTCCGAGGTTTGGGTCCAAACCTTGTTGGCGTTGCTCCTTCCCG GGCTATATATTTTGCTGCCTATTCTGGTGTTAAGGAGAAGCTCAATGCTGTCCTTGTGCCAGAGTCCAAGAAAGTACACATGCTAGCAGCAGCCAGTGCAG GCATTACTTCTGCCACACTTACCAACCCTATCTGGTTAGTGAAAACCAGGATGCAGCTGGAAGCCAG GGCGAAGGGGGAGATGGCCAGCAATGCCCTCCAATGTGCCATGCACGTGTACCACACTGAAGGCCTTTGTGGGTTTTACCGTGGTATCACTGCCTCCTATGCTGGAGTGTCAGAGACCATCATACACTTTGTCATCTATGAAGcactgaaacagcagctgagaaacagCCATCATTCCCTTTCCCCGCCGCTCACACTGTCATCAAACAGCCATGATTTCTTTGGACTaatgggagctgctgctgtctccaAAACATGTGCTTCATGCATTGCATATCCACATG AGGTCATTCGGACACGGTTGCGAGAAGAAGGGTCACGATACCGTTCCTTTATACAGACTCTGCAGCTTGTGGTCCATGAAGAGGGACCCTTGGCTTTATACCGAGGGCTCCTGGCTCATTTGATCCGCCAGATCCCAAACACAGCTATCATGATGGCTACCTATGAACTCATCGTACGCTTGGCCTCTTCCACCTCATAA
- the RBP5 gene encoding retinol-binding protein 5 isoform X2: MPPNLTGYYRFVSQENMDNYLRALDINVVLRKVVCLLKPDKEIIHTGNHMVIRTITSLRDYVMDFDLGVQFEEDLGPVDGRKCQTTVSWEGDQLVCEQLGEKRNRGWRHWLEGDKLHLHMTVEDEVCVQVFQKVK; the protein is encoded by the exons ATGCCCCCCAACCTCACCGGCTACTACCGCTTCGTCTCCCAGGAGAACATGGACAACTACCTGCGCGCTCTAG aTATCAATGTGGTCCTGCGAAAGGTGGTTTGCCTCCTGAAGCCCGATAAAGAGATCATCCATACTGGAAATCACATGGTCATCCGCACGATCACCTCCCTGCGGGACTACGTTATGGATTTTGACCTGGGAGTCCAGTTTGAGGAAGACCTGGGACCTGTGGATGGACGCAAGTGCCAG aCAACTGTCTCCTGGGAGGGGGATCAGCTGGTGTGTGAGCAGCTAGGAGAGAAGAGAAACCGAGGCTGGAGGCACTGGCTGGAGGGGGACAAGCTGCATCTG caTATGACTGTTGAAGACGAGGTCTGTGTCCAGGTTTTCCAGAAGGTGAAGTGA
- the RBP5 gene encoding retinol-binding protein 5 isoform X1 yields MPPNLTGYYRFVSQENMDNYLRALDINVVLRKVVCLLKPDKEIIHTGNHMVIRTITSLRDYVMDFDLGVQFEEDLGPVDGRKCQTTVSWEGDQLVCEQLGEKRNRGWRHWLEGDKLHLVRTQLAKIPVAVGGGHRQAYDC; encoded by the exons ATGCCCCCCAACCTCACCGGCTACTACCGCTTCGTCTCCCAGGAGAACATGGACAACTACCTGCGCGCTCTAG aTATCAATGTGGTCCTGCGAAAGGTGGTTTGCCTCCTGAAGCCCGATAAAGAGATCATCCATACTGGAAATCACATGGTCATCCGCACGATCACCTCCCTGCGGGACTACGTTATGGATTTTGACCTGGGAGTCCAGTTTGAGGAAGACCTGGGACCTGTGGATGGACGCAAGTGCCAG aCAACTGTCTCCTGGGAGGGGGATCAGCTGGTGTGTGAGCAGCTAGGAGAGAAGAGAAACCGAGGCTGGAGGCACTGGCTGGAGGGGGACAAGCTGCATCTGGTGAGGACGCAGCTTGCTAAAATCCCAGTTGCAGTGGGTGGGGGACACAGACAGG caTATGACTGTTGA
- the CLSTN3 gene encoding calsyntenin-3 isoform X1, whose translation MGAPRPRAAVLLPLLCLCAALPGGASNKANKHKPWIEAEYQGIVMENDNTVLLNPPLFALDKDAPLRYAGEICGFRIHGAGVPFEAVILDKATGEGLIRAKEPVDCEAHKEHTFTIQAYDCGEGPDGANTKKSHKATVHVRVNDVNEFAPVFVEKLYRVAVTEGKLYDRILRVEAIDGDCSPQYSQICYYEILTPNIPFLIDNDGNIENTEKLQYSGDHLYKFTVTAYDCGKKRASDDAEVEIQVKPTCKPSWQGWNKRIEYTPGAGSLALFPSIHLETCDEPLWNIQATVELQTNHVAKGCDRDNYSEKSLRKLCGAASGEIDLLPVPGPMANWTARLSVHYSQDSSLIYWFNGSQAAQVPMVNGPNAHEGLSDHFTLSLWMKHAVVPSKGRREEETVICSTVQSEDGYSHYSLTVHGCRIAFLYWPLLESARPVKFLWKLEQVCDDEWHHYALNLEFPTVTLYVDGVSYDPALIHDNGLIHPPRQEPSLMIGACWSEEKNKEKIKGSENSTDAVQGDPLSIHHYFHGYLAGFTVRPGSLESREVIECLYACREGLDYSDFDSLGKGMKVHVNPSQSLLTLEGDDVETFNHAIQHVAYMNSLRFATPGVRPLRLTTTVKCFSEESCVSIPDVEGYVVVLQPDAPQILLSGNTHFAHPASDFEAPDGVPLFPNLQITCSISHQVEAKKDENWHSTVTDTRMSDEIVHNLDGCEISLVGDDLDPEREYLLLDGALLQQRGLELANTSAYLAITGVESIAVYEEILRQVSYHVSHGAALYERKFHLSCTEMNGRYSSNEFTVEVNVLHNMNRAAHPNHILSSQQFMHQGHHLPPELSGHSLASTRNNPMVPSAATVIIVVCVGFLALMVILGILRIHSLHRRGAGQEVPGAAEVGHMSTGGKESDMFWDDSALTIIVNPMESYQSCQERAAESSEGRASKGTEDEDDSTDSETPDSPDSNDMDDRHIGKSDGSHRY comes from the exons ATGGGCGCCCCTCGGCCCCGCGCCGCCgtcctgctccctctgctctgcctctgcgCCGCGCTGCCCGGCGGCGCCTCCAACAAAG CAAACAAGCACAAACCCTGGATCGAAGCTGAGTATCAGGGCATTGTCATGGAGAACGACAACACAGTCCTGCTCAACCCACCGCTCTTTGCACTGGACAAGGACGCACCGCTGCGCTACGCAG GTGAAATCTGTGGCTTCAGGATCCATGGGGCAGGGGTGCCTTTTGAAGCCGTGATCCTGGACAAAGCTACAGGTGAGGGGCTGATCCGGGCCAAGGAGCCAGTGGACTGTGAAGCACACAAGGAGCACACGTTCACCATCCAGGCTTATGACTGTGGAGAGGGACCTGATGGAGCAAATACCAAGAAATCACACAA GGCCACAGTGCACGTTCGAGTAAACGATGTGAACGAGTTTGCTCCTGTCTTTGTGGAAAAGCTGTATCGAGTGGCAGTGACTGAGGGAAAGCTGTACGACCGCATCTTGCGTGTGGAGGCCATTGATGGAGACTGCTCGCCACAGTACAGCCAGATCTGCTACTATGAGATTCTCACCCCCAACATTCCCTTTCTGATTGACAATGATG GGAACATCGAGaacacagagaagctgcagtaCAGTGGGGATCATCTCTACAAATTCACAGTGACAGCCTATGACTGTGGAAAGAAGCGAGCTTCTGATGATGCAGAAGTGGAAATCCAGGTGAAACCCACCTGCAAGCCCAGCTGGCAGG GCTGGAACAAGAGGATTGAGTACACACCGGGTGCAGGCAGCCTCGCACTGTTCCCCAGCATTCACCTGGAGACCTGCGACGAGCCCCTCTGGAACATCCAGGCCACGGTGGAGCTGCAGACCAACCATGTGGCCAAGGGCTGCGACCGGGATAACTACTCTGAGAAGTCACTACGCAAACTCTGTG GTGCTGCCTCGGGAGAGATTGACCTGCTGCCCGTGCCTGGCCCCATGGCGAACTGGACCGCGCGGCTCTCGGTGCActacagccaggacagcagccTCATCTACTGGTTTAAcggcagccaggctgcccaaGTGCCCATGGTGAATGGGCCCAATGCCCACGAGGGGCTGAGTGACCACTTCACCCTGTCTTTGTGGATGAAGCACGCCGTGGTGCCCAGCAAAGGCAGGCGGGAAGAGGAGACAGTGATCTGCAGCACAGTGCAGAGCG AGGATGGCTACTCGCATTACTCTCTGACTGTGCACGGCTGCCGGATTGCTTTCCTCTACTGGCCACTGCTGGAAAGTGCGAGGCCTGTGAAATTCCTCTGGAAGCTCGAGCAG GTCTGCGATGATGAATGGCACCACTATGCCCTCAACCTGGAGTTCCCCACCGTCACGCTCTACGTGGATGGCGTCTCCTATGACCCTGCCCTCATCCACGACAATGGCCTCATCCACCCACCACGGCAGGAGCCCTCACTCATGATCGGAGCCTGCTGGAGCG aggagaaaaacaaagagaaaatcaaaGGAAGCGAGAACTCTACTGATGCTGTACAAG GAGATCCTCTGTCGATACACCACTACTTCCATGGTTACTTGGCTGGCTTCACTGTGCGCCCTGGTAGCTTGGAGAGCCGGGAGGTTATTGAATGCCTGTATGCCTGCCGTGAGGGGCTTGATTACAGTGACTTCGACAGTCTGGGCAAAGGGATGAAG GTTCATGTGAACCCCTCTCAGTCCCTGCTCACCTTGGAGGGTGACGATGTGGAAACCTTCAACCACGCAATCCAGCATGTGGCCTACATGAATTCACTGCGCTTTGCTACCCCTGGGGTCCGGCCACTCAGGCTCACCACTACCGTCAA GTGTTTCAGTGAAGAGTCCTGTGTCTCCATTCCTGATGTGGAAGGTTATGTTGTGGTGCTACAGCCGGATGCCCCCCAGATCCTATTGAGTGGCAACACCCACTTTGCTCATCCTGCATCAGACTTTGAGGCTCCAGATGGGGTCCCCCTGTTCCCCAACCTCCAGATCACCTGCTCTATTTCTCACCAGGTGGAGGCCAAGAAGGATGAGAACTGGCACAGTACTG TGACAGACACCCGAATGTCGGATGAGATTGTGCACAACCTGGACGGCTGCGAGATCTCGCTGGTAGGAGATGACTTGGACCCAGAGAGGGAGTATCTGctgctggatggggctctgctgcagcagcgggGCCTGGAGCTTGCGAACACCTCTGCCTACCTGGCCATCACTG GCGTGGAGAGCATTGCAGTTTATGAGGAAATACTACGCCAAGTCTCGTACCACGTCAGCCATGGTGCTGCTCTTTATGAAAGGAAGTTTCACCTGTCCTGCACTGAGATGAACGGACGCTACTCCAGCAATGAGTTTACTGTTGAG GTGAATGTCCTCCACAACATGAACCGAGCTGCTCACCCTAACCATATTCTGAGTTCCCAGCAGTTCATGCACCAAGGCCACCATTTACCCCCGGAGTTATCTGGGCACAGTTTGGCAAGCACCCGTAATAACCCAA tggtccccagtgctgccactgtCATCATTgtggtgtgtgtgggttttctGGCACTCATGGTGATCCTTGGCATCCTGCGCATCCATTCCCTCCACCGGCGGGGAGCAGGGCAAGAGGTTCCTGGGGCTGCCGAAGTTGGGCACATGAGCACTGGAGGCAAAGAGAGCGACATGTTCTGGGACGACTCAGCCCTCACCATCATAGTCAACCCCATGGAG TCCTACCAGAGCTGCCAggagagagcagcagaaagcagcgaAGGCAGAGCTAGCAAGGGCACGGAGGATGAAGATGACAGCACCGACTCGGAGACACCCGACTCCCCAGACAGCAATGACATGGATGACCGACACATCGGCAAAAGCGATGGCTCTCACCGCTACTAG